The sequence below is a genomic window from Nitrospirota bacterium.
GGGCTCATTTCTTCCAACTTTTTTACCTTTGACAACTGGTTGTGGCCTCTCCCCGCCATCTCCCCTGTTGTATTGAACTTTATGAGGTCTTAAGGCTATCTTTTTTTCAACTTCTTCTTCCCTTGCAATCTGGATTTTGAAAAGCCGGCTGGCAACCTCTGAAGCGATCCTTCCACTCATCTCAGAGAACATTTCAAAAGCCTCCCTCTTATACTCAACAAGAGGGTCTCTCTGGCCATAACCCCTGAGCCCTATGCCCTCCTTTAGATGGTCCATTGCTAAAAGGTGGTCCTTCCACTGAGAATCAACCACCTGCAGGACAACTACCTTCTCTAAATACCTTAATGTGTCACTTCCTATCTCAATCTCCTTGGCTTCATAAGCCCCCTTTACAGCATCTAATATCTCCTGCCGGAACTTTTCGAAACCACGCACCTCAATCCCCATATCTATGGAGAACTGCCTGTAAAGAGCATCCTTTATGCCTTTTATGTCCCATTCCTCAGGGTGTTTGTCTTCAGGGCAGTAAACGGACAAGACCTCATCAACCACATCTTCGGCCATCTCTAAAACCCTGTCTTTGAGCCCATCACTACTGAGTACTTCCCTCCTGAAGGAATAAATCTCGGTCCTCTGTTTGTTCATCACATCGTCATACTCGATGAGATGCTTTCTTATGTCGAAGTTGTGGGCCTCCACTTTTTTCTGGGCATTCTCAATAGCCCTTGTGATCAGTCGGTGTTCGATCGGGACAGATTCTTCCATGCCGAGTTTTCCCATAAGCCCTGCAATCCTATCTGAACCAAAAATCCTCATCAGGTCGTCTTCAAGAGATAAATAAAATTTTGAGGTGCCGGGGTCGCCCTGCCTGCCAGAACGGCCTCTAAGCTGGTTGTCTATTCTCCTGGCTTCATGCCTTTCTGTTCCAAGGATGTGAACTCCTCCTGAGGAAATAACTTTCTCCCTATCTTTTGCGCACAGGTCATGGGCTTTTGCCAGAGCCTCCTCAAATTCTTTCTCTGCATATTCAGCTTTGTCTTTTAAAATATCTTTTGCAATACCTTGAGGGTTTCCTCCAAGGATAATATCAGTGCCTCTTCCTGCCATATTGGTAGCTATGGTAATTGAATGGCTACTGCCTGCCTGAACAATGATCTCGGCTTCTCTCTCATGATATTTTGCATTTAATACAGCGTGGGGAATACCCTTCTTTTTTAACATCGCGCTCAGCAATTCTGATTTCTCTATAGATATGGTGCCAACAAGGACAGGCTGGCCCTTTTTATGGCAGTCAATTATCTCATTAATAACCGCATTAAATTTGCCCTTCTCGGTTTTATAAACAACATCAGGGTAATCATTCCTTATCATAGGTTTATTCGTCGGGATTACGAGAACATCCAGATTATAAATCTTTCCGAATTCCTCTGCCTCTGTGTCGGCTGTTCCAGTCATTCCAGCAAGTTTTTTGTACATCCTGAAATAGTTCTGAAAGGTAATTGTGGCAAGTGTCTGATTTTCACTCTCAATCTTTACAGCCTCTTTTGCCTCGACTGCCTGATGGAGCCCGTCAGACCAGCGCCTTCCAGGCATAAGACGGCCTGTGAACTCATCAACTATTATCACATCTCCGTCCTTTACAACATAGTCAACATCCCTCTTAAAGAGAGTATGGGCCTTGAGAGCCTGATTGACATGATGCAAAAGCTCAATATTTGACGGGTCATAGAGATTACCAACACCTAAAAACCTCTCAACCTTTATATTGCCCTCTTCTGTCAGCATAGCTGTCCTTGCTTTTTCATCTATAACGTAATCTTCCTTATTAAGCCTGGGGATTATTTTGTCTATCCTGTAATACTTGTCAGTTGATTCCTCAGAGGGCCCTGATATTATAAGAGGTGTCCTTGCTTCATCTATCAGGATGCTGTCAACTTCGTCAACTATTGCATAATTAAGCTCTCTCTGGACATAATCATTTATGTCATATCTCATGTTATCTCTCAGATAGTCAAAGCCAAACTCATTATTTGTGCCATAAGTTATGTCAGCATTGTAGGCTTCTTTCCTGGTAACCGGCCTCAAATTGTGAAGCCTCCTGTCAGCCGCATGGTATGAAGGGTCGTAAAGGAAGGATTCTTCATGCTGAATAACACCAACAGAAAGACCGAGGAAATGATAAATCGGCCCCATCCACTGGGTATCCCTTTTGGCGAGGTAGTCATTGACCGTTACTACATGAACGCCGTGGCCTGTTAAGGCATTGAGATACAC
It includes:
- the secA gene encoding preprotein translocase subunit SecA, with translation MFGILAKIIGTKNERELKRLWPIVEQINSFEPQISSLSDGDLRAKTDGFRMRLESGEPLDEILPEAFAAVREVSKRMLKMRHFDVQLIGGIVLHEGTIAEMKTGEGKTLVATLPVYLNALTGHGVHVVTVNDYLAKRDTQWMGPIYHFLGLSVGVIQHEESFLYDPSYHAADRRLHNLRPVTRKEAYNADITYGTNNEFGFDYLRDNMRYDINDYVQRELNYAIVDEVDSILIDEARTPLIISGPSEESTDKYYRIDKIIPRLNKEDYVIDEKARTAMLTEEGNIKVERFLGVGNLYDPSNIELLHHVNQALKAHTLFKRDVDYVVKDGDVIIVDEFTGRLMPGRRWSDGLHQAVEAKEAVKIESENQTLATITFQNYFRMYKKLAGMTGTADTEAEEFGKIYNLDVLVIPTNKPMIRNDYPDVVYKTEKGKFNAVINEIIDCHKKGQPVLVGTISIEKSELLSAMLKKKGIPHAVLNAKYHEREAEIIVQAGSSHSITIATNMAGRGTDIILGGNPQGIAKDILKDKAEYAEKEFEEALAKAHDLCAKDREKVISSGGVHILGTERHEARRIDNQLRGRSGRQGDPGTSKFYLSLEDDLMRIFGSDRIAGLMGKLGMEESVPIEHRLITRAIENAQKKVEAHNFDIRKHLIEYDDVMNKQRTEIYSFRREVLSSDGLKDRVLEMAEDVVDEVLSVYCPEDKHPEEWDIKGIKDALYRQFSIDMGIEVRGFEKFRQEILDAVKGAYEAKEIEIGSDTLRYLEKVVVLQVVDSQWKDHLLAMDHLKEGIGLRGYGQRDPLVEYKREAFEMFSEMSGRIASEVASRLFKIQIAREEEVEKKIALRPHKVQYNRGDGGERPQPVVKGKKVGRNEPCPCGSGKKYKKCCGLNA